One Pseudobutyrivibrio xylanivorans genomic window, TTCTGATTACCGTATGGATAATCTCGTTAAAATATGCTTCCTGGTCGCTGTGATCTCTGCGGCCAGTAATAAGCTCCTCAATAACATAGGCAAAATCCTTTGGAAGTGCCTTCCTAACCTTGGAGCGAGTGTACTTGCTGGCAGCAGCCTTGCACACCTGAATCAGGCGATTAATCATGACCACATACCAGTCGTCCATGTTCCAGGAGCTTTCCTCCTGAATCATTCTGATACGCTCCTTCGGATAGTATATAAGAGTGGCTAAATCACGCCTCTCCTTTTCAGATAGGATGTTTCCAAATTCCTCATCAATTTTTCGTTTAACTGCGCCTGAACCATTTTTCAGAACATGGGCAAACTGCTCGTGCTCTCCATGGATATCAGACAGATAGTGTTCTGTACCTTTAGGAAGACTTAAGATGGATTGAAGATTGATTATCTCGGTGGCAGTTGATGCCACGTTTGGAAACTGCTTTGATAGCACTCTTAAATAATGACCTTCCATACCTTATCCTTTCACGCTATTGAGGAGTTTATGATACTAAATATTACAGTAAGGTCTGTACCAAATCAGGATGTGGATGTGCAATTACAATCTGACTAATTAATAGTCCGTTTTCAATTGCATCCTTTGTTCCTGCCTGTACACTGGCCTCAACTGCTGAAACATCACCTGTCAGAACGACAAATGATTTTCCACCAATTCCTGTTCCCAGACGAACCTCGATAAGCTCTACGCCTGCTGCCTTTACTGCTGCATCTGCGCCAATGACAGCCTGCACCACTGAGAAATATTCCATGACACCAATTGCTCTGATTTTTTCAGGCATGGTTGCCAAGTTAATTGCCTCTATAACCTGAGGATGAACTCGAGGGATTACCAGCTCATCAATAAGTGAGCCTCCCACTTTTTCTTTGCCAGCATCCATTGCTGACTGAACAGCAGAGACCTCTCCGCTAATCATAATATGGTATTTTCCCGGGCAGCTTGGACGAGCAACAACAAGTTTTACCTCTGCTGCTTTGAGCATGGCATCCGCTGCTTCAACTCCCCTGGCAATACTATTACTTTCCAGAAATCCTATTGTTATCATGCGTGCCTCTCCTTATTTTCCAATCACTACCGTACCATTTTCAATGCTCTTTACCGTTCCGGAAATTGAAGCGTGAATGTTTGCTCCAAGAGCCTTCTCTGGTATTTTTCCAATTACAGTACCCTTTTCAACCCTGTCACCAACAGCAACTGTCACCTCAGATGGTGCACCGATATGCTGCTGCAATGGAATTCTCACTATGTCAGGATTAATCTCCTTCAAGTCACGAATGGTGTAGTCGTAATACTGCTCCACTCCAAGTCTTGCTGCAATTCGATGTGATGGAATTCTTCGATATTCTCTATCCTCTCTCGCCTCAAAGGTGGTAGAGGTATCCTTCTGATATCTGAAGCCGCTTTCACGGAGAGCCTTCTTCACATATACATTTACCTGTCTAGGTGCAAGTCCCATTGGGCAGGCATATGCCTCACAGACACCGCACTCACTACAGGTCATTGCCTCCTTAATATCCTTGTCCTCAAGCACCTGAGTCACATCATCAATGTATGCCAGCTTTCTCATAATCTTGTGAGGAGAAAGTGGATGTCCGCTTAAATATCTAGGGCACATTGATGTGCAGGTCTGACACTGAATGCAAGCACCCTTTGCGCGCTTTAGGATTGCACGAAGTGAGGTCTCACGCATCTTTACCAGATTGGTGTCATCAGGAACAATTACAATTCCAGAGGTGGTCTTTGTAACATCGTATTTGTCCAAATCCTCTTTCCTGTATAGCTTTCCCATCAATGGTCCACCAGCCAGGATATGATAATCCGCTACTGTAGCACCGCCAGCTGCCTCTATACACTCTCTGAAAGAGGTTCCGATAGGAGCCTTTACAATTACAGGACTCGCAACTGCTCCAGTTACAGTCAGATATTTTTCTGTAAATGGAATTCCTGATGAAGCCTGATAGATTCCATACATTGTGGCAACGTTTGAAACCACTGCTCCGACATCAAGTGGTATGCCTGTAGGTGGAACAGTTCGGCCCGTCACCTCAAGTACCATTATTTGCTCGTCACCTGCAGGATAGAAATTCTTCAAAGGGAATAATGCAACCTTGCTATTCTTTTTATTTATAGCCGCCTGAAGGCTTCGTATCTCGTCTGTATAGGTTTCCTTTAATGCTATGAAAAGTTTCTGAGCTTTTGTCATCTCTGCCACAAGCTCAACTGCGGATATTATTTCCTCAGCTTTATTTAGCATTAAATATCGGTCAGTTCGAAGTAATGGCTCGCACTCTGCCGCATTTACAATCAAATACTCAACAGTGCAGTTAAGCTTCACGTGAGTTGGAAAGCCTGCGCCACCGCATCCGACAATACCGGCATCTCTTATTTGTTCAATTAACCCCATAGCCACTCCTTTTAATGAAAGCCCCAAATGAATGGGGCTTTCCAATTTGAATATTATCGAATGTGTAAAGCGTCAGACATAACACATTTTCTCTTTCTGCAGAAAGAGCGTGCGCTGGTAAGTCCCTCACCGGTAGGACCAGCGATTGTAAATGTGGTATGACCTTCTCCTCCAACACCAATGCCGGCATAAGAAGGAGCATTTTTAACAAAGATAGTTGTTTCAAGAAGCTTTGCCATCTTGGTGAGCTTCTCAACGTTTCTCGAATGCATCATAGCTGTATGACGATTGCCATGCTCTGCCTCATAGGCATTATCGATAGCCTCGTCTACATCGTGGCATCTGACAACTGGAAGAATTGGCATC contains:
- a CDS encoding BMC domain-containing protein gives rise to the protein MITIGFLESNSIARGVEAADAMLKAAEVKLVVARPSCPGKYHIMISGEVSAVQSAMDAGKEKVGGSLIDELVIPRVHPQVIEAINLATMPEKIRAIGVMEYFSVVQAVIGADAAVKAAGVELIEVRLGTGIGGKSFVVLTGDVSAVEASVQAGTKDAIENGLLISQIVIAHPHPDLVQTLL
- a CDS encoding 4Fe-4S dicluster domain-containing protein, giving the protein MGLIEQIRDAGIVGCGGAGFPTHVKLNCTVEYLIVNAAECEPLLRTDRYLMLNKAEEIISAVELVAEMTKAQKLFIALKETYTDEIRSLQAAINKKNSKVALFPLKNFYPAGDEQIMVLEVTGRTVPPTGIPLDVGAVVSNVATMYGIYQASSGIPFTEKYLTVTGAVASPVIVKAPIGTSFRECIEAAGGATVADYHILAGGPLMGKLYRKEDLDKYDVTKTTSGIVIVPDDTNLVKMRETSLRAILKRAKGACIQCQTCTSMCPRYLSGHPLSPHKIMRKLAYIDDVTQVLEDKDIKEAMTCSECGVCEAYACPMGLAPRQVNVYVKKALRESGFRYQKDTSTTFEAREDREYRRIPSHRIAARLGVEQYYDYTIRDLKEINPDIVRIPLQQHIGAPSEVTVAVGDRVEKGTVIGKIPEKALGANIHASISGTVKSIENGTVVIGK